In Molothrus ater isolate BHLD 08-10-18 breed brown headed cowbird chromosome 7, BPBGC_Mater_1.1, whole genome shotgun sequence, one genomic interval encodes:
- the RNF25 gene encoding E3 ubiquitin-protein ligase RNF25, with translation MAAAAEEAEATDWALPPEVEVLESIYLEELQVARGLGRWEPWEISITLHPATAQDQDSQYVRFTLVLSVPPQYPDKAPEISIRNPRGLSDEQIQKISQTLRSVAEARLGTEVLYELIEKGKEILTDNNIPQGQCVICLYGFQEKEAFTKTQCYHYFHSHCLARYAQHMEEEILMQQEEREQHLAPSPKQKVGVQCPVCRETLVYDLCALKAAPPPQHPLEPYRPDAKVLQHQEELRLIFKRQQEKGGIIDPEAERNRYFISLQAPPAAVDPGQAATASELSVSARAADVPQPPSQASAPEPAGASEPRVEPGQPERCAVPREQLSKRERHRGERPGSRGRGRQLCSVSQEAGEEACHPLHGSRGPRVFSQRAERRPAGRHSQEFSKPPSRSRAAPLAERRELCREDPSPATETVDLKEEHHDMEKWSTEEGTEARGRKKENLMFNRSDHKAAPNWQGHHRPWDCGRWERSRVQERGSYPRAPRGRGVFRPSGHREAHLEKESGS, from the exons ATGGCGGCGGCCGCTGAGGAAGCGGAGGCGACGGACTG GGCGCTGCCGCCGGaggtggaggtgctggagtccatctacctggaggagctgcaggtggcgCGGGGCCTGGGCAG GTGGGAGCCCTGGGAGATCAGCATCACCCTGCACCCTGCCACGGCCCAGGACCAGGACTCCCAGTACGTCCGCTTCACCCTGGTGCTCTCCGTGCCCCCTCAG TATCCCGATAAAGCTCCGGAGATCTCCATCAGGAATCCGCGGGGGCTGTCAGATGAGCAAATTCAAAA GATTTCCCAGACCCTCAGAAGTGTTGctgaagccaggctggggacagaggtgcTCTATGAACTGATCGAG aagggaaaggagatcCTCACTGACAACAATATTCCTCAAGGACAGTGTGTAATCTGCCTCTATGGATTCCAG GAGAAAGAAGCCTTCACAAAGACCCAGTGCTACCACTACTTCCACTCCCACTGTCTGGCCCGCTATGCCCAGCACATGGAGGAGGAGATCCTcatgcagcaggaggagagagagcagcACCTTGCACCATCCCCCAAACAG AAAGTTGGTGTGCAGTGCCCTGTCTGCCGGGAGACCCTGGTCTATGATCTCTGTGCTCTGAAGGCAGCGCCCCCCCCGCAGCACCCTCTG GAGCCGTACAGGCCAGATGCCAaggtgctgcagcaccaggaagaACTGCGCCTGATTTTCAAGAGACAGCAAGAGAAAGGGGGAATCATCGACCCCGAGGCAGAGAGGAACCGATATTTCATCAGCCTCCAGGCG cctccagctgctgtggaTCCAGGCCAAGCAGCCACTGCCTCTGAGCTGTCGGTGAGTGCCCGCGCTGCGGACGTGCCCCAGCCGCCCAGCCAAGCCTCAGCTCCCGAGCCAGCCGGGGCGTCAGAGCCCAGGGTGGAACCCGGGCAGCCTGAGAGGTGTGCTGTGCCCAGAGAGCAACTGAGCAAGAGGgagaggcacagaggggagaGGCCAGGCTCCAGAGGCCGGGGTAGGCAGCTGTGCAGTGTCTCGCAGGAAGCAGGAGAAGAAGCCTGTCATCCACTCCACGGCTCCAGGGGGCCCAGGGTCTTCAGCCAGAGGGCAGAGCGTAGGCCTGCTGGACGGCACAGCCAGGAGTTTTCAAAGCCTCCCAGTAgaagcagggctgctcccttgGCTGAAAGAAGGGAGTTGTGCCGTGAAGATCCCTCACCAGCAACAGAAACTGTGGACTTGAAAGAGGAGCACCATGACATGGAGAAATGGAGCACAGAGGAGGGGACTGAGGCCCGGGGCAGGAAAAAGGAGAACCTGATGTTCAACCGCAGTGACCACAAAGCTGCCCCCAACTGGCAGGGCCACCACAGGCCCTGGGATTGTGGAAGGTGGGAGAGGTCCAGAGTTCAGGAGCGTGGTTCCTACCCCAGAGCACCAAGAGGGCGAGGGGTGTTCAGGCCCAGTGGACATCGAGAAGCCCATCTTGAGAAGGAGAGTGGCTCCTAG